In the Thermodesulfovibrionales bacterium genome, CGTATCAGTCGGATACGGCAAGGTGACGCCCCATCAGGTGGCGAACAGGCTCCTTCCCGGAAAACCACCCGAGGCCCATCTCCGAAAACCCCAGGACCTTCTCGGAGCCCCTCAGGAAGACCTCGTCCAGAAGGGATTAAGACCGGAGAGAGAACACAAGGGGATCAGCATAAAGGGAATCGATCATATCCTTTACCACACGGCGAAGTGTTGTCTGCCGGTGCCCGGAGACAGTCTCGTCGGTTTTGTCACGAGGGGCAAGGGCGTGACGATACACCGGAGGGACTGCCCGAACCTCGAGAGGCTCACCATCGATGATGCACGGCTCATCGAGGTAGACTGGAAACCCGGCGAGGAGACGACAACGACGACGAGAATCCTCGTCGAGACGATCGACAGACCGGGCATCATAGCGGAATTGGGCGCCCTGATAGCAACGGTAAACGTGAATATAAGTCATATGACCGCAAACACGACTCAGGATAAAAAGGCCCATATCGTTTTCAATCTCGAAGTGAAGGACAAGAGGCAGCTCAATGGCCTCATTCAGAAGATAGCGCAGACCGAGGGAGTTCTCAGGGTAAAGAGATGAGCCGAACGTCAGGAGAGGCCTTCAGAGCCTCACCTGAAGGGCTGTGAGTATCCAGTTCAACGCCCCGCCTCCGAGAAACGCGAGCGGGAATACGACAGCTGCCATCCCCAACGCCATCTGCAGCCCTCTTTCTTTCACGATCATGAAGAAATTGGCAAGACAGGGGATGAAGAGGGTGATCGTAACAAGGCTCACCACCGACTGCACCGGCGTGAGGAGTCCTTTTTCAGCCATGGTAAAGAGGCCTGCTGCGCCATAATCCCTTCTCAGAAAACCGAGAATGAACGACTCTGTCGTCTGTTCCGGGAGACCTATGAAATTTACAACAATTGGTGACGCCGCTTTTTCGAGGACAACGAGGAGATTGATCTTATGGAGGACGAAGAGTATGAAGGTGCCGAGAATGAAGAGAGGCACCGCCTCCTTGAGGTACCATTCGGCCCTTCCCGCGGTCTTTATCAGAATGTTCATCGCATCGGGCCTTCTCATCGGGGGTATTTCGAGAAAGAAATCGGTTCTCTCCCCCTTGACGATCTTTGAGGCGAGAAAGCCCGAGAGCAG is a window encoding:
- a CDS encoding nucleoside recognition domain-containing protein, yielding ALAIPCSAQIGVILGMLGALSFKATIIWTGSVLVTLLLSGFLASKIVKGERTDFFLEIPPMRRPDAMNILIKTAGRAEWYLKEAVPLFILGTFILFVLHKINLLVVLEKAASPIVVNFIGLPEQTTESFILGFLRRDYGAAGLFTMAEKGLLTPVQSVVSLVTITLFIPCLANFFMIVKERGLQMALGMAAVVFPLAFLGGGALNWILTALQVRL